Proteins found in one Bacillus subtilis subsp. subtilis str. 168 genomic segment:
- the ubiX gene encoding phenolic acid decarboxylase-flavin prenyltransferase subunit (Evidence 1b: Function from experimental evidences in the studied species; PubMedId: 10919793, 15979273, 17295427, 18388975, 26083743, 26658822, 26337367; Product type e: enzyme): MKAEFKRKGGGKVKLVVGMTGATGAIFGVRLLQWLKAAGVETHLVVSPWANVTIKHETGYTLQEVEQLATYTYSHKDQAAAISSGSFDTDGMIVAPCSMKSLASIRTGMADNLLTRAADVMLKERKKLVLLTRETPLNQIHLENMLALTKMGTIILPPMPAFYNRPRSLEEMVDHIVFRTLDQFGIRLPEAKRWNGIEKQKGGA; this comes from the coding sequence ATGAAAGCAGAATTCAAGCGTAAAGGAGGGGGCAAAGTGAAACTCGTTGTCGGAATGACAGGGGCAACAGGGGCCATTTTCGGGGTCAGGCTGCTGCAGTGGCTGAAGGCCGCCGGAGTGGAAACCCATCTCGTTGTGTCTCCTTGGGCAAACGTCACGATCAAACACGAAACAGGCTATACGTTACAAGAAGTAGAACAACTGGCCACATACACTTACTCACATAAGGATCAGGCGGCAGCCATTTCAAGCGGGTCGTTTGATACCGATGGAATGATTGTTGCGCCGTGCAGCATGAAATCTCTCGCAAGCATTCGCACAGGAATGGCGGATAATCTGCTGACACGTGCGGCGGATGTCATGCTCAAGGAGAGAAAAAAACTCGTCCTCTTAACGAGAGAGACGCCTTTGAACCAAATTCATCTCGAAAATATGCTAGCGCTTACGAAAATGGGCACCATCATTCTTCCTCCGATGCCGGCATTTTATAATCGGCCGAGAAGCTTAGAGGAAATGGTTGACCATATTGTTTTTAGAACGTTGGACCAATTCGGCATTCGGCTTCCTGAAGCGAAGCGCTGGAATGGGATTGAAAAACAAAAAGGAGGAGCTTGA
- the bsdA gene encoding HTH-type transcriptional regulator BsdA (LysR family) (Evidence 1a: Function from experimental evidences in the studied strain; PubMedId: 17295427; Product type r: regulator), whose product MDIRQLRYFITIAQEQKITSAAKKLHMAQPPLSRQLKQLEDELGVVLFDRNKKKQMTLTYEGAVFLKRAKEILHRFEDAVIEVQELKEEVAGTLAVGSTIYCAALMLEKVTQIKERYPHLTFNIWENEPATLLELLESRQIDAAVTTTLIKSDTVQFKQLDDIPCVLVLSDEAGYPCGDTIKMVDIPSFPLILLRPVNGKGVYNQVMNEFHRLNLEPRIVCECHDSATLLSLVSSGFGASILPVTMIPVHMRNHVHTVHIENNPFIMTPAVMWRTDSYLPKPAQQFLDLF is encoded by the coding sequence TTGGATATTCGCCAGCTTCGATACTTCATTACCATTGCCCAAGAACAGAAAATTACGTCCGCAGCCAAAAAGCTTCACATGGCGCAGCCGCCTTTAAGCAGGCAGCTCAAACAGCTGGAGGACGAACTTGGTGTTGTTCTGTTTGACCGTAACAAGAAAAAACAAATGACTCTTACATATGAAGGAGCTGTTTTTCTAAAAAGAGCAAAAGAGATTCTGCATAGGTTTGAAGATGCAGTCATTGAGGTACAGGAGCTGAAGGAGGAAGTAGCCGGTACACTTGCCGTGGGATCAACGATTTATTGCGCGGCTCTGATGCTTGAAAAAGTAACACAGATCAAAGAGAGATACCCCCATCTCACCTTTAATATTTGGGAAAATGAACCCGCGACACTGTTGGAACTGCTGGAAAGCCGGCAAATCGATGCGGCGGTCACGACAACACTGATCAAAAGTGACACAGTACAATTCAAGCAGCTTGATGACATTCCATGTGTGCTCGTGCTTTCAGATGAAGCCGGATATCCGTGCGGAGACACCATTAAGATGGTGGACATTCCTTCATTTCCGCTGATCCTGCTGCGGCCTGTCAACGGAAAAGGCGTCTATAATCAGGTCATGAATGAATTTCATCGTTTGAACCTGGAGCCGCGCATTGTTTGTGAATGCCACGACTCTGCAACTTTGCTCAGCCTCGTGTCATCCGGATTCGGCGCGTCTATTTTGCCTGTCACAATGATTCCCGTTCATATGAGAAATCACGTTCACACCGTCCATATCGAAAATAATCCCTTCATTATGACACCGGCTGTCATGTGGAGAACGGACAGTTATTTGCCTAAACCGGCACAGCAATTTTTGGATTTATTTTAA
- the bsdD gene encoding phenolic acid decarboxylase subunit (Evidence 1b: Function from experimental evidences in the studied species; PubMedId: 15979273, 17295427, 18388975, 26658822; Product type e: enzyme), producing MHTCPRCDSKKGEVMSKSPVEGAWEVYQCQTCFFTWRSCEPESITNPEKYNPAFKIDPKETETAIEVPAVPERKA from the coding sequence ATGCATACATGTCCTCGATGCGACTCAAAAAAGGGAGAAGTCATGAGCAAATCGCCTGTAGAAGGCGCATGGGAAGTTTATCAGTGCCAAACATGCTTTTTTACATGGAGATCCTGTGAACCGGAAAGCATTACAAATCCCGAAAAATACAATCCAGCGTTTAAAATTGATCCAAAGGAAACAGAAACAGCAATTGAAGTTCCGGCGGTGCCGGAACGAAAGGCTTGA
- the tcyB gene encoding cystine ABC transporter (permease) (Evidence 1a: Function from experimental evidences in the studied strain; PubMedId: 15262924, 15849754, 16850406, 22212096; Product type t: transporter), whose amino-acid sequence MFLNNLPALTLGTAIPWDLVQQSFWPILSGGIYYTIPLTILSFIFGMILALITALARMSKVRPLRWVFSVYVSAIRGTPLLVQLFIIFYLFPAFNVTLDPFPSAVIAFSLNVGAYASEIIRASILSVPKGQWEAGYTIGMTHQKTLFRVILPQAFRVSIPPLSNTFISLIKDTSLASQILVAELFRKAQEIGARNLDQILVIYIEAAFIYWIICFLLSLVQHVIERRLDRYVAK is encoded by the coding sequence ATGTTTCTAAATAATCTGCCGGCATTGACGCTTGGCACGGCGATCCCGTGGGATCTGGTGCAGCAGTCATTCTGGCCGATACTTTCAGGGGGAATCTACTATACGATTCCCCTTACGATTCTTTCCTTTATATTCGGAATGATCCTGGCGCTGATTACGGCGCTTGCCAGAATGTCGAAAGTGAGACCTTTGAGATGGGTGTTCAGCGTATACGTATCCGCAATACGCGGCACTCCTCTTCTCGTTCAATTGTTCATCATTTTCTATCTGTTCCCGGCCTTTAACGTCACATTAGATCCATTTCCAAGCGCAGTTATCGCCTTTTCATTAAACGTCGGCGCCTATGCATCTGAAATCATTCGGGCATCTATTTTATCCGTGCCGAAAGGGCAATGGGAAGCCGGCTACACAATTGGCATGACACATCAAAAAACGCTGTTCCGCGTCATTTTGCCGCAGGCGTTTCGTGTGTCGATCCCGCCATTATCCAATACCTTTATCAGCCTGATTAAAGATACATCCCTCGCCTCTCAAATTCTGGTCGCTGAGCTGTTCAGAAAAGCCCAGGAAATCGGCGCGCGGAATCTTGATCAAATTTTAGTGATCTATATTGAAGCAGCCTTTATTTATTGGATTATCTGCTTCCTGCTCTCACTCGTCCAGCATGTCATCGAACGGCGTCTTGACCGCTACGTGGCCAAATAA
- the yclD gene encoding putative FMN-binding enzyme subunit (Evidence 3: Putative function from multiple computational evidences; PubMedId: 15979273, 18388975; Product type e: enzyme), translating to MIRVNCMSDRLFELLDGSCLNEKQHEAFVLQTVSEDGWPHAAMISAGEIIALSRTDIRIALWKNTMTSANILRTGKAQFTAWWKGAAYYVKLECAPLPPLKDAEYERDRFSCRIVSVKEDVAKYADLTSGVRIQLHSPEEVLSRWKKTLEDLKR from the coding sequence TTGATCCGCGTGAACTGTATGTCAGACCGTCTCTTTGAGCTGCTTGACGGGAGCTGCCTGAATGAGAAGCAGCATGAGGCCTTCGTTCTGCAAACAGTATCAGAGGATGGCTGGCCGCATGCCGCTATGATCAGTGCAGGTGAAATCATCGCGCTGAGCCGAACTGATATCCGAATCGCTCTGTGGAAAAACACAATGACTTCGGCCAACATCCTTCGCACAGGAAAAGCACAGTTCACGGCGTGGTGGAAGGGAGCGGCCTATTATGTAAAGCTTGAATGCGCGCCTTTACCGCCTTTGAAAGATGCCGAATATGAAAGAGACCGTTTTTCCTGCCGCATCGTTTCAGTGAAAGAGGACGTTGCGAAATACGCTGATTTGACTTCAGGTGTCCGTATACAGCTTCACAGCCCTGAAGAGGTGCTGAGCAGATGGAAAAAGACCCTGGAAGATTTAAAACGGTAA
- the tcyA gene encoding cystine ABC transporter (substrate-binding lipoprotein) (Evidence 1a: Function from experimental evidences in the studied strain; PubMedId: 15262924, 22212096; Product type t: transporter) — MKKALLALFMVVSIAALAACGAGNDNQSKDNAKDGDLWASIKKKGVLTVGTEGTYEPFTYHDKDTDKLTGYDVEVITEVAKRLGLKVDFKETQWDSMFAGLNSKRFDVVANQVGKTDREDKYDFSDKYTTSRAVVVTKKDNNDIKSEADVKGKTSAQSLTSNYNKLATNAGAKVEGVEGMAQALQMIQQGRVDMTYNDKLAVLNYLKTSGNKNVKIAFETGEPQSTYFTFRKGSGEVVDQVNKALKEMKEDGTLSKISKKWFGEDVSK, encoded by the coding sequence ATGAAAAAAGCATTATTGGCTTTATTCATGGTCGTAAGTATTGCAGCTCTTGCAGCTTGCGGAGCAGGAAATGACAATCAGTCAAAAGATAATGCCAAAGATGGCGATCTTTGGGCTTCAATTAAGAAAAAAGGTGTGCTCACAGTCGGAACGGAAGGAACATATGAGCCGTTCACTTACCACGACAAAGACACTGATAAACTGACTGGCTATGATGTCGAAGTTATCACAGAAGTCGCAAAACGCCTCGGGCTTAAAGTCGACTTTAAGGAAACACAATGGGACAGTATGTTTGCCGGCCTGAATTCCAAACGGTTTGACGTTGTTGCCAACCAAGTCGGAAAAACAGATCGTGAAGACAAATATGATTTCTCAGATAAATACACAACATCAAGAGCCGTTGTCGTAACGAAAAAAGACAACAACGATATTAAGTCTGAAGCAGATGTAAAAGGAAAAACGTCAGCTCAATCACTGACAAGCAACTACAACAAATTAGCTACAAATGCCGGCGCTAAAGTAGAAGGCGTTGAAGGCATGGCGCAGGCCCTTCAAATGATCCAGCAAGGCCGCGTCGATATGACATACAACGATAAGCTTGCCGTATTGAACTACTTAAAAACATCTGGCAATAAAAACGTGAAAATCGCGTTTGAAACAGGTGAGCCTCAGTCAACATATTTCACGTTCCGTAAAGGAAGCGGCGAGGTTGTTGATCAAGTCAACAAAGCATTAAAAGAAATGAAAGAGGACGGGACTCTTTCTAAAATTTCTAAAAAATGGTTCGGCGAAGATGTTTCTAAATAA
- the yclE gene encoding putative hydrolase (Evidence 3: Putative function from multiple computational evidences; Product type e: enzyme): MERAGICHSDGFDLAYRIEGEGAPILVIGSAVYYPRLFSSDIKQKYQWVFVDHRGFAKPKRELRAEDSRLDAVLADIERMRTFLQLEDVTILGHSGHAFMALEYARTYPKQVRKVALFNTAPDNSEERQRKSESFFMETASLERKKRFEKDIENLPQDIDKDPERRFVHMCIRAEAKSFYQERPHAAALWDGVFTNMPIIDELWGNTFARIDLLQRLADVRMPVYIGLGRYDYLVAPVSLWDAVDGLYPHVDKVIFEKSGHQPMLEEPEAFDQSFRKWLDQ, encoded by the coding sequence ATGGAACGTGCGGGGATCTGTCACTCGGACGGCTTTGATTTAGCTTATCGAATTGAGGGCGAGGGCGCACCCATCCTTGTGATCGGGAGTGCGGTTTACTATCCGCGCCTTTTTTCCTCAGATATCAAACAGAAATATCAATGGGTCTTTGTCGACCATAGGGGATTTGCTAAGCCTAAGCGGGAGCTTCGTGCGGAGGATTCGAGGCTTGATGCTGTCTTGGCTGATATCGAAAGGATGAGAACATTTCTTCAGCTTGAGGATGTTACTATCCTGGGACATTCCGGGCACGCTTTTATGGCTTTAGAGTATGCCAGGACATATCCCAAACAAGTTCGGAAGGTGGCGCTCTTTAATACTGCGCCTGATAACAGTGAAGAAAGACAGCGAAAAAGCGAATCATTTTTCATGGAAACAGCCAGTCTTGAGAGAAAGAAACGCTTTGAAAAAGACATCGAGAATTTGCCGCAGGACATCGACAAAGATCCTGAAAGGCGCTTTGTGCACATGTGTATTCGCGCTGAAGCGAAAAGCTTTTATCAAGAGCGGCCGCATGCTGCTGCCTTATGGGACGGTGTATTCACGAATATGCCGATCATTGATGAATTATGGGGCAATACATTTGCCCGGATTGATCTTCTTCAGCGGTTAGCTGATGTTCGTATGCCGGTGTATATCGGATTAGGGAGATATGATTATTTGGTTGCGCCCGTTTCGCTATGGGATGCTGTTGACGGTTTATATCCCCATGTTGATAAGGTTATTTTTGAAAAGAGCGGCCATCAGCCGATGCTGGAAGAACCGGAAGCCTTTGATCAAAGCTTCAGGAAATGGCTTGATCAATAA
- the dtpT gene encoding di-tripeptide-proton ABC symporter (Evidence 2a: Function from experimental evidences in other organisms; PubMedId: 8458848, 11717292, 15849754, 16204487, 16850406, 17496096, 23144141, 25966844; Product type t: transporter), protein MASIDNESIIKSVPQKGFFGHPRGLFTLFFTEFWERFSYYGMRAILLYYLYTETVNGGLGFDKGTAVAIMSIYGSLVYMSTIIGGWLADRVFGTANTVFYGGIFIMFGHIALAYPGSSIAFYISMVLIIVGTGLLKPNVSSVVGDLYTKEDPRRDSGFSIFYMGINLGGLLAPLIVGTLGQKYNYHLGFGAAAVGMLLGLIVFALTRKKNLGLAGSNVPNPLSKKSAIGTGIGVIIVAIAVIISVQTGVLTIKRFIDLVSILGILIPVIYFIIMFTSKKADKTEKSRLAAYVPLFIGAVMFWAIQEQGATILAVYADERIRLSLGGFELQSSWFQSLNPLFVVIFAPIFAWLWMKLGKRQPSTPVKFSIGIILAGLSFIIMVFPAMQGKEALVSPLWLVLSFLLVVLGELCLSPVGLSVTTKLAPAAFSAQTMSMWFLTNAAAQAINAQVAGLFDKIPETMYFGTIGLISIVLGGILLLLSPVIKRAMKGVL, encoded by the coding sequence ATGGCTTCGATTGATAACGAAAGTATCATTAAAAGCGTCCCGCAAAAAGGGTTCTTTGGTCACCCGCGAGGACTATTTACACTATTTTTCACCGAATTTTGGGAGCGTTTCTCTTACTATGGAATGAGAGCAATCTTACTTTACTATTTGTATACAGAGACGGTAAACGGAGGGCTCGGCTTTGACAAGGGCACTGCGGTTGCCATTATGTCGATTTACGGATCACTCGTATACATGTCCACCATTATTGGCGGATGGCTCGCTGACCGGGTATTCGGTACCGCAAACACCGTGTTTTACGGCGGCATATTCATTATGTTCGGCCACATTGCACTCGCCTATCCGGGCAGTTCGATAGCATTCTATATCAGTATGGTGCTTATCATTGTCGGAACAGGCTTATTAAAACCAAACGTTTCAAGCGTAGTTGGGGATCTTTACACGAAAGAAGACCCGCGCCGCGACTCAGGTTTCAGTATTTTCTACATGGGGATTAACCTCGGTGGTTTACTCGCGCCGTTAATTGTCGGAACACTCGGACAGAAGTACAACTATCATCTCGGATTCGGAGCTGCCGCGGTCGGAATGCTTCTCGGACTTATCGTATTTGCTTTGACAAGAAAGAAAAACCTCGGGCTTGCAGGTTCCAATGTGCCGAATCCGCTGTCTAAAAAATCTGCAATTGGCACCGGAATCGGTGTTATCATTGTGGCGATCGCAGTGATTATCTCTGTACAAACAGGCGTGCTGACGATCAAACGTTTCATTGACCTTGTAAGTATTCTCGGTATTTTGATTCCTGTGATTTATTTCATCATCATGTTTACAAGCAAAAAAGCGGACAAAACAGAAAAATCCCGTCTTGCCGCTTACGTTCCTTTGTTTATCGGTGCTGTCATGTTCTGGGCCATTCAGGAACAGGGAGCGACCATTCTTGCGGTATACGCTGATGAACGCATAAGACTTTCATTGGGCGGATTCGAACTTCAGTCATCATGGTTCCAATCATTAAATCCATTGTTTGTTGTCATTTTTGCGCCAATATTCGCATGGCTCTGGATGAAGCTTGGCAAACGTCAGCCGTCTACACCAGTTAAATTCTCAATCGGAATTATTTTAGCCGGATTGTCATTTATCATTATGGTATTCCCTGCTATGCAAGGAAAAGAAGCACTCGTAAGCCCGCTTTGGCTCGTTCTCAGCTTCCTGCTTGTCGTGCTTGGAGAGCTGTGCCTGTCTCCAGTCGGTTTATCCGTGACAACGAAACTGGCACCAGCTGCCTTCTCTGCACAGACAATGAGTATGTGGTTTCTGACGAACGCAGCAGCCCAAGCGATCAATGCCCAAGTAGCCGGATTGTTTGATAAAATTCCTGAAACAATGTACTTCGGCACCATCGGTTTGATTTCTATCGTTCTTGGCGGCATTCTCCTGCTGCTCTCGCCGGTGATCAAACGCGCGATGAAAGGGGTCTTATAA
- the tcyC gene encoding cystine ABC transporter (ATP-binding protein) (Evidence 1a: Function from experimental evidences in the studied strain; PubMedId: 15262924, 16513748, 22212096; Product type t: transporter), translating into MLTVKGLNKSFGENEILKKIDMKIEKGKVIAILGPSGSGKTTLLRCLNALEIPNRGELAFDDFSIDFSKKVKQADILKLRRKSGMVFQAYHLFPHRTALENVMEGPVQVQKRNKEEVRKEAIQLLDKVGLKDKMDLYPFQLSGGQQQRVGIARALAIQPELMLFDEPTSALDPELVGEVLKVIKDLANEGWTMVVVTHEIKFAQEVADEVIFIDGGVIVEQGPPEQIFSAPKEERTQRFLNRILNPL; encoded by the coding sequence ATGCTTACCGTTAAAGGATTAAACAAATCATTCGGTGAAAATGAAATTTTAAAAAAGATAGATATGAAGATTGAAAAAGGAAAAGTCATCGCCATACTTGGGCCTTCAGGTTCAGGGAAAACGACGCTGCTCCGCTGCCTGAACGCTCTGGAGATCCCGAATCGCGGAGAGCTTGCATTTGATGATTTCTCCATCGATTTCTCCAAAAAGGTGAAACAGGCGGATATCCTAAAGCTTCGCCGAAAATCCGGAATGGTGTTTCAGGCGTATCACCTGTTCCCGCACCGCACAGCCCTCGAAAACGTGATGGAGGGCCCTGTTCAGGTGCAAAAACGGAACAAAGAGGAAGTCAGAAAAGAAGCGATTCAGCTTCTTGATAAAGTCGGATTGAAGGACAAAATGGATTTATATCCGTTCCAGCTTTCCGGCGGCCAGCAGCAGCGCGTCGGCATCGCCCGCGCACTGGCGATACAGCCTGAGCTCATGCTGTTTGACGAACCGACCTCAGCGCTTGATCCCGAGCTTGTCGGAGAGGTGCTGAAGGTTATCAAGGACTTGGCCAATGAAGGCTGGACCATGGTCGTCGTGACCCACGAAATCAAGTTCGCGCAGGAGGTTGCGGATGAAGTCATCTTCATCGACGGCGGCGTTATCGTGGAGCAGGGACCGCCGGAGCAAATTTTCTCCGCACCAAAAGAAGAACGGACACAGCGGTTCTTAAACCGGATTTTGAACCCGCTGTAA
- the bsdC gene encoding promiscuous phenolic acid decarboxylase subunit; 1,4-dihydroxy-2-naphtoate-heptaprenyl diphosphate decarboxylase (Evidence 1b: Function from experimental evidences in the studied species; PubMedId: 11029449, 15979273, 17295427, 18388975, 26658822, 26337367; Product type e : enzyme): MAYQDFREFLAALEKEGQLLTVNEEVKPEPDLGASARAASNLGDKSPALLFNNIYGYHNARIAMNVIGSWPNHAMMLGMPKDTPVKEQFFEFAKRYDQFPMPVKREETAPFHENEITEDINLFDILPLFRINQGDGGYYLDKACVISRDLEDPDNFGKQNVGIYRMQVKGKDRLGIQPVPQHDIAIHLRQAEERGINLPVTIALGCEPVITTAASTPLLYDQSEYEMAGAIQGEPYRIVKSKLSDLDVPWGAEVVLEGEIIAGEREYEGPFGEFTGHYSGGRSMPIIKIKRVYHRNNPIFEHLYLGMPWTECDYMIGINTCVPLYQQLKEAYPNEIVAVNAMYTHGLIAIVSTKTRYGGFAKAVGMRALTTPHGLGYCKMVIVVDEDVDPFNLPQVMWALSTKMHPKHDAVIIPDLSVLPLDPGSNPSGITHKMILDATTPVAPETRGHYSQPLDSPLTTKEWEQKLMDLMNK, from the coding sequence ATGGCTTATCAAGATTTCAGAGAATTTCTCGCTGCCCTTGAAAAAGAAGGACAGCTGCTTACAGTGAATGAAGAGGTAAAGCCGGAACCGGATTTAGGGGCCTCCGCACGGGCAGCCAGCAATCTTGGCGATAAAAGCCCTGCGCTCTTATTTAACAACATTTACGGCTATCATAACGCGCGAATTGCGATGAATGTCATCGGCTCTTGGCCAAACCATGCCATGATGCTGGGCATGCCGAAAGACACACCGGTAAAAGAACAGTTTTTTGAATTCGCAAAGCGTTATGACCAGTTTCCGATGCCGGTCAAACGTGAGGAAACAGCGCCATTTCATGAAAATGAAATCACAGAAGATATCAATTTGTTCGATATACTGCCTCTTTTCAGAATTAACCAGGGTGATGGAGGCTACTATTTAGACAAAGCATGTGTCATTTCCCGTGATCTTGAGGACCCTGACAACTTCGGCAAACAAAATGTCGGCATTTACAGAATGCAAGTCAAAGGAAAAGACCGCCTTGGCATTCAGCCTGTCCCGCAGCACGATATTGCAATCCATCTGCGCCAAGCTGAAGAACGCGGCATCAACCTTCCGGTCACTATTGCGCTCGGCTGTGAGCCGGTCATTACAACGGCGGCATCGACTCCGCTTCTCTATGATCAATCAGAATACGAAATGGCAGGTGCGATTCAAGGCGAACCATATCGCATCGTCAAATCAAAGCTGTCTGATCTTGATGTTCCGTGGGGCGCTGAAGTGGTGCTTGAAGGTGAGATTATTGCCGGAGAGCGCGAATATGAAGGGCCGTTCGGTGAATTCACAGGCCATTATTCCGGCGGACGCAGCATGCCGATTATCAAAATTAAACGCGTCTATCACAGAAACAATCCGATCTTTGAACATTTATACTTAGGCATGCCTTGGACAGAATGCGATTACATGATCGGCATTAACACATGCGTGCCGCTTTATCAGCAGTTAAAAGAAGCGTATCCGAACGAAATTGTGGCAGTGAACGCCATGTACACACACGGTTTAATCGCGATTGTTTCCACAAAAACCCGCTATGGCGGATTTGCGAAAGCGGTCGGCATGCGCGCACTCACAACGCCGCACGGACTCGGCTACTGCAAAATGGTCATAGTCGTTGATGAGGATGTCGATCCATTCAACCTTCCGCAGGTCATGTGGGCGCTTTCGACCAAAATGCATCCGAAACATGATGCGGTCATCATTCCGGACTTATCTGTCCTGCCGCTTGATCCGGGATCCAATCCATCAGGAATCACTCACAAAATGATTCTCGACGCCACTACACCGGTTGCGCCGGAAACAAGAGGCCATTATTCACAGCCGCTTGATTCTCCGCTAACAACGAAAGAATGGGAACAAAAACTAATGGACTTAATGAATAAATAA